A part of Larkinella insperata genomic DNA contains:
- a CDS encoding glycosyltransferase family 2 protein, which produces MKVTIITVVFNGAATIRDSIESVLNQTYPNIEYIVIDGRSTDNTADIVRSYGSRITRFVSEPDKGLYDAMNKGLRLATGDVVGFINSDDFYKHNQVVEKVVRLFETTDCDGVYGDEIYVNPVNTEKIDRYWKVGEYKEGAFLWGWMPPHLTCFIKRSVYEKLGGYTLELKSSSDYELLLRFIHKNKIKLSYLPEVTVAMRSGGVSNATLKHRWRANREDRQAWRINGLRPYFFTLLLKPLRKLDQLLPKF; this is translated from the coding sequence ATGAAGGTAACCATCATAACGGTCGTTTTTAATGGCGCGGCCACGATCCGGGACAGCATCGAGTCGGTGCTGAACCAAACGTACCCGAACATTGAGTACATCGTCATCGATGGACGATCAACGGACAACACCGCCGACATTGTCCGCTCCTACGGTTCGCGCATCACCCGGTTTGTTTCGGAACCCGACAAGGGCCTCTACGACGCCATGAACAAGGGCCTGCGACTGGCAACGGGCGATGTAGTGGGGTTTATCAACTCGGATGATTTCTACAAGCACAACCAGGTGGTGGAGAAGGTAGTACGGCTTTTCGAAACCACTGACTGTGACGGCGTTTACGGCGATGAAATTTACGTTAATCCGGTTAATACCGAGAAGATAGACCGGTACTGGAAGGTGGGCGAGTACAAAGAAGGTGCCTTTCTGTGGGGTTGGATGCCGCCCCACCTGACCTGTTTCATCAAGCGGTCTGTTTACGAGAAGCTGGGCGGCTACACGCTCGAGCTGAAAAGCTCGTCCGACTACGAACTACTGCTGCGCTTTATTCACAAGAATAAAATAAAACTTAGTTATCTACCCGAAGTTACGGTAGCAATGCGGTCGGGCGGGGTCAGCAACGCAACCCTCAAACACCGGTGGCGGGCCAACCGCGAAGACCGTCAGGCCTGGCGCATCAATGGCCTCCGTCCTTACTTTTTTACACTTTTATTAAAACCGCTGAGAAAATTGGACCAGTTATTGCCGAAGTTCTGA
- a CDS encoding glycosyltransferase family 4 protein, with amino-acid sequence MNLELLLSYIQNKLADDLFQLGLYQCMLSFLVACFVAVVSIPVVIKISELKFLMEKPGHRSSHKTATPTFGGISIFAAILISYFLWPAIDQTDIYRTNLSIVGMSILFFIGIKDDMVGIDPNKKIFFQVLPSLILIFFGKLRIDYLYGIFGLYHINDVFSVLITCLIFITIINAINLIDGIDGLAGGISTLASLTFGSWFLLTNHFAMACLAFTLAGALIGFLRFNFSHTSKIFMGNTGSLILGFLLSFFAVRFINLNNSFRFDPTSFFNAPIVAIVILIVPIFDTLRVFLVRIMAGRSPFSADRNHMHHIMIDNGLSHAAATATLCAVSLVNTVLFFLFHRDISNTVSLFILIGMFFLYMAVGVFLKMRARVRAIDKPRRKGLYLSQLTNAFSGRNILRYL; translated from the coding sequence ATGAATCTTGAATTACTTCTTTCTTATATCCAAAATAAGCTCGCCGACGACTTGTTCCAGCTGGGTCTTTACCAGTGCATGTTGTCATTTCTGGTGGCTTGTTTTGTGGCCGTTGTCTCAATCCCCGTTGTCATTAAAATATCAGAATTGAAGTTTCTGATGGAGAAACCCGGTCACCGGAGTTCCCATAAAACGGCCACCCCAACCTTTGGCGGTATTTCCATTTTTGCGGCTATCCTGATTAGCTACTTTCTCTGGCCGGCCATCGACCAGACTGATATCTACCGCACTAACCTGTCAATCGTCGGCATGTCGATTCTGTTTTTTATCGGAATCAAGGACGACATGGTGGGCATTGACCCCAACAAGAAAATTTTCTTTCAAGTGCTGCCGTCGCTGATTCTGATCTTCTTCGGTAAACTTCGCATCGATTATTTATACGGTATTTTTGGCCTGTATCACATCAACGACGTCTTTTCCGTTCTGATCACCTGCCTGATTTTCATTACAATCATCAACGCCATTAACCTCATTGACGGCATTGATGGCCTGGCGGGCGGCATTTCCACGCTGGCGAGTCTGACGTTTGGCAGTTGGTTTCTGCTCACCAACCACTTTGCCATGGCGTGTCTGGCCTTTACGCTGGCCGGTGCACTGATTGGTTTTCTTCGGTTTAACTTTTCGCACACCAGCAAGATCTTTATGGGCAATACGGGCTCGCTGATTTTGGGCTTTCTCCTGTCGTTTTTTGCCGTGCGATTCATCAACCTGAACAACTCCTTCCGGTTCGATCCGACCTCGTTCTTCAACGCCCCGATCGTGGCCATCGTCATTTTAATTGTGCCAATTTTTGATACGCTGCGGGTCTTTCTGGTGCGGATCATGGCCGGTCGGTCGCCGTTTTCTGCGGACCGCAACCACATGCACCACATCATGATTGATAACGGCCTGTCGCACGCGGCTGCAACAGCGACTCTTTGTGCCGTTTCGCTGGTGAATACCGTCCTGTTCTTCCTGTTTCACCGGGATATTTCGAATACCGTTTCGCTATTTATTCTGATCGGCATGTTCTTCTTATACATGGCCGTCGGCGTTTTTCTGAAAATGCGGGCGCGCGTGCGGGCCATTGACAAGCCGCGCCGGAAAGGATTGTATCTTAGCCAGTTGACCAACGCTTTTTCGGGCAGGAACATTCTCCGGTATCTATAA
- a CDS encoding WcaF family extracellular polysaccharide biosynthesis acetyltransferase, whose product MEKTSWLSGQASTDLSVYDNSWWKPGPKWKIVLWFLVSSVTINSYLPLPISVKKWILTLFGAKIGKGLAIKPAVNIKFPWLLTVGDYVWIGEHVWIDNLAPVTIGNHVCISQGAVLETGNHNYRSRTFDLFIKPIQLEDGVWLGVKSIVCPGANCASHSILTAGSVATRPLEAYGIYQGNPAVLVKKREIS is encoded by the coding sequence ATGGAAAAGACCTCCTGGCTGAGCGGCCAGGCCAGCACTGACCTGTCGGTGTACGACAACAGCTGGTGGAAGCCCGGACCAAAATGGAAAATTGTGCTGTGGTTTCTGGTGAGCTCGGTTACGATCAATTCGTATCTGCCGCTTCCCATCAGCGTAAAAAAGTGGATTTTAACGCTTTTTGGGGCAAAAATCGGCAAGGGACTCGCCATTAAACCCGCCGTGAACATCAAGTTTCCCTGGCTGCTGACTGTTGGCGACTACGTCTGGATTGGTGAACACGTCTGGATCGATAACCTGGCCCCGGTCACGATCGGCAACCACGTCTGTATTTCGCAGGGCGCCGTTCTCGAAACCGGGAATCACAATTACCGGAGCCGAACGTTTGATCTGTTCATCAAACCCATCCAGTTGGAAGACGGCGTCTGGCTCGGCGTCAAATCGATTGTCTGCCCGGGTGCCAACTGTGCCTCCCACTCCATTCTGACGGCCGGTTCGGTGGCGACCCGGCCGCTCGAAGCCTATGGTATCTACCAGGGCAACCCGGCGGTTTTGGTTAAAAAACGCGAAATTTCATGA
- a CDS encoding vWA domain-containing protein — protein MNWNYSLSQTEYLFIAVFLLLYGYYFFRTFRVAHLLGAKAWATIPKFFLRTGYLTLLLIALLGPSFGVVEKELVSEGKDIYIAVDLSKSMDAPDIPPTRLEKVKFELKRLVEALPGNRFGLLIFSTQAYVHAPLTTDQGALALFIQSLNTRLMPESGTNFCSAVELAIQKQLAETSDLNQTKVLVLLTDGEDFGECDPALAGQLRRYGITPFVVGVGTENGSTIPTSKGNLRDAEGNIVHTHLNRGYLRQFVQDTRGSYLELASSSGDLTPLVSAIQNLENRVIDQRKLEVTTNKYYYFLIGALALIAIDILITVRTFKL, from the coding sequence ATGAACTGGAATTATAGCTTGTCCCAAACTGAGTATCTGTTTATTGCGGTTTTTCTGCTGCTCTACGGATACTACTTTTTCCGAACGTTTCGGGTGGCTCACCTGCTGGGAGCCAAAGCCTGGGCTACCATTCCAAAATTTTTTTTGCGGACGGGTTATTTAACGCTGCTGCTGATTGCGCTGCTGGGTCCTTCGTTCGGTGTAGTCGAAAAAGAACTGGTTTCCGAAGGCAAAGATATTTACATCGCCGTCGACCTGTCAAAGTCGATGGACGCACCCGACATTCCACCAACCCGCCTGGAAAAAGTAAAATTTGAACTAAAACGCCTGGTCGAAGCTCTGCCCGGCAACCGATTTGGACTGCTGATTTTTTCTACCCAGGCCTACGTTCACGCCCCCCTGACGACCGACCAGGGAGCCCTGGCGCTCTTCATCCAGTCATTGAACACCCGGCTGATGCCCGAATCCGGTACCAATTTCTGTTCCGCCGTTGAACTGGCCATCCAAAAACAATTGGCCGAAACATCAGACCTCAACCAAACCAAGGTGCTGGTGCTGCTGACCGATGGGGAAGACTTCGGGGAGTGCGATCCGGCCCTGGCCGGACAACTGCGCCGGTACGGCATCACGCCCTTTGTGGTCGGGGTTGGAACCGAAAACGGGAGTACGATTCCAACCTCGAAGGGCAATCTTCGCGATGCGGAAGGCAACATCGTTCATACGCACCTGAATCGCGGTTACCTGCGCCAGTTTGTACAGGACACGCGAGGCTCTTACCTGGAACTGGCCTCCTCATCCGGCGACCTGACGCCCCTTGTATCGGCGATACAAAACCTCGAAAACCGGGTTATCGACCAGCGAAAACTGGAAGTAACGACCAATAAATACTATTACTTTCTGATCGGTGCTCTGGCCCTGATTGCCATCGACATCCTGATAACCGTCCGAACGTTTAAGCTGTAA
- a CDS encoding BLUF domain-containing protein: protein MSYSKGLFSDKTLEDILQTSRRNNQRSGVTGVLLYADGSIIQALEGPKETVVALYETILQDPRHWHISTVLSRPIRQRTFSEWSMGFQAVSTIEIEDIRNLIITQRGRQSAIMYSDNVVLGLLQLFYASHFRNAPS from the coding sequence ATGAGTTACTCGAAGGGATTGTTCTCTGACAAAACCCTAGAAGACATACTCCAGACAAGTAGAAGAAATAATCAGAGGTCGGGCGTAACGGGTGTACTTTTGTACGCAGATGGCAGTATCATACAAGCATTGGAAGGTCCGAAGGAAACCGTCGTAGCCCTCTATGAAACCATCCTTCAAGACCCAAGGCACTGGCACATATCCACGGTATTGAGCCGCCCGATCAGGCAAAGAACGTTCTCAGAATGGTCAATGGGCTTTCAAGCGGTATCCACGATTGAAATAGAAGACATCAGGAATTTAATCATTACGCAGCGAGGACGGCAATCCGCAATAATGTACAGTGATAATGTCGTCTTGGGGTTGCTGCAGCTTTTTTATGCGAGCCACTTTCGGAATGCGCCCTCCTAA
- a CDS encoding response regulator — MESQGFEVLVIDDDQPTYDLLVRIGNELFPQARFVWQASYDQTVRYLDDKSTNPPQIVLLDIDLRQAVDGLDLLPQLRDRFKGKTPVVMLTVSESSDKINRAYERGAIAFTKKPDNLQGWRNYMSLLKAYWYETTLLPRTTPPPTHLLNKL; from the coding sequence ATGGAAAGTCAAGGTTTTGAGGTCTTGGTCATTGACGATGATCAGCCTACATACGATTTGTTGGTCAGAATAGGAAACGAACTGTTTCCGCAAGCCCGTTTTGTCTGGCAGGCTTCCTACGATCAGACGGTTCGGTACCTGGACGATAAATCGACTAACCCGCCCCAAATCGTCTTGCTGGACATCGATTTGCGGCAGGCCGTCGACGGACTGGATCTGTTGCCCCAACTCCGCGACCGGTTTAAGGGGAAAACGCCGGTGGTTATGCTGACCGTATCGGAGTCAAGCGATAAAATCAACCGTGCTTACGAACGTGGAGCGATCGCCTTTACTAAAAAGCCTGATAATCTGCAGGGGTGGAGAAACTATATGTCTTTACTGAAGGCGTACTGGTATGAAACTACACTCTTACCACGCACCACCCCACCGCCTACGCATTTGCTGAATAAACTATGA
- the msrA gene encoding peptide-methionine (S)-S-oxide reductase MsrA: MKTIQGVVLGLLLLVGCTPAQTQDTTPAKLPALKPGEAVATFAGGCFWAQEEGFDQLRGVREVVSGYAGGHVKNPTYEQVGTDETGHAESVQVYYDPKVISYNDLLEAFFAGHDPTTLNRQGPDVGRDYRSVAFYRTPEEKRAIETAIQRTNASGHYKNAVVTEVLPLKAFYPAEGYHQNYCKLHPNQPYIRSVSMPKVEKLRKAMKGKLKNEGQHSI; encoded by the coding sequence ATGAAAACCATTCAGGGTGTCGTTTTAGGTCTTTTACTGCTGGTGGGCTGTACGCCCGCCCAAACGCAGGATACTACGCCGGCCAAACTTCCGGCGCTCAAACCCGGTGAGGCCGTCGCAACGTTTGCGGGTGGTTGTTTCTGGGCGCAGGAAGAAGGCTTCGATCAGCTTCGCGGGGTCCGGGAGGTGGTTTCGGGATACGCCGGTGGCCACGTCAAAAATCCAACGTACGAGCAGGTAGGCACCGACGAAACCGGTCATGCCGAATCAGTTCAGGTCTATTATGATCCTAAAGTGATCAGTTACAACGATTTGCTTGAAGCGTTCTTTGCGGGTCATGATCCGACGACGCTGAACCGGCAGGGCCCCGACGTTGGCCGGGATTACCGCTCCGTTGCTTTTTACCGCACGCCGGAAGAAAAGCGAGCCATCGAAACCGCAATCCAGCGGACCAACGCTTCCGGGCATTACAAAAATGCGGTAGTCACGGAAGTGCTGCCGTTGAAGGCGTTTTATCCCGCAGAGGGTTACCACCAGAATTACTGCAAACTGCACCCGAATCAGCCATATATCCGGAGCGTTTCCATGCCCAAAGTTGAAAAGCTGCGCAAGGCCATGAAAGGAAAACTCAAAAACGAAGGCCAGCACTCCATCTGA
- a CDS encoding BLUF domain-containing protein, whose amino-acid sequence MDYCIVYLSSSSGLFSTDELTAILQQSRKNNSALGITGILLYFNGSIIQVLEGSEEKVKTLYQTISLDQRHRGITKLYSRIIDKRSFSEWSMGYKTLTASQMDNLKKINDGVNKSFSESANEENAVLGLLKLFYETNARN is encoded by the coding sequence ATGGACTATTGTATTGTTTATTTGAGTTCTTCATCAGGTCTTTTTTCTACGGATGAACTAACCGCAATTTTGCAGCAAAGCCGTAAAAACAATAGTGCACTCGGGATTACCGGCATTCTGCTCTACTTTAATGGAAGTATCATTCAGGTCTTGGAAGGGTCTGAAGAAAAAGTAAAGACTTTATATCAAACGATTAGCCTGGATCAACGGCATCGCGGGATAACCAAGCTTTACAGCCGAATCATTGATAAAAGATCTTTTTCGGAGTGGTCGATGGGTTATAAGACTTTAACAGCCAGCCAAATGGACAACCTAAAAAAGATTAATGACGGCGTCAACAAAAGCTTTTCAGAATCGGCCAACGAAGAGAATGCCGTTTTAGGGTTACTCAAACTTTTTTATGAGACCAACGCCCGCAATTAA
- a CDS encoding ATP-binding protein, with product MGQLIRSMDWSKTPLGPTSTWPQSLRTSVSLCLSSTFPILIAWGPETIQIYNDSYRPICGEKHPESMGQNFRICWETALPVVGDAFTRGQHGEGTYIKDQRMFLDRHGYLEEAFMTFSFAPIRDESGEVGGIFHPITETTDKMLSARRTQVLRDVAALTSQAKTNTDIYTSFARSPVDFALDLPFLLFYELHEEGQLARLVSTVGLLADQAVPAGLEELHVAQTEWLTNLNELLVIHELPQRVGPLAAGPYPEAPHTALRLPIFLSTKAQPVGFLLAGVSPRRALDQDYLNFYELLANTINTAFSNVYAYQEEQKRAEALTAIDRAKTAFFSNISHEFRTPLTLMLGPLEELLRDAELQASDYKEPVEATHRNALRLLKLVNNLLDFSRIEANRVKASFRPLDLTALTIDLSSSFRSLIERAGLDYSVNCQPLPSVVYADAEMWEKIVLNLLSNAFKYTLQGGIQVELTAEDNAAVLRVSDTGIGIPEHELPHMFERFHRVANAGGRTYEGSGIGLSLVHELVRLHAGTITVTSAEGKGSTFTVRMPLGKEHLPAGQILETSTWNGMSQLADSFLKEASTMLEDDKPSNSLAETPATDNEVSKSTSILVVDDNADMRAYLSRLLEPYFTVYTATNGADALDQLSRQLPQLILSDIMMPVMDGKELLRQLKQNSATAQIPLIFLSARAGQEARIDGLEAGADDYLVKPFSGQELLTKVRAQIMLNQSRRQVEERLRNLVQQAPVAMLLVKGEALTIELINESMLELVQRQADILGKPLVDALPELRDQVLVERCRQVYQTGVSDQSWGLALPVQRGGQVQTGYFNVLLTPYYEGNAITGVLEICTEVTELVRVNQDLAASESRYRQLSADLDEQVQQRTQQLQASVYDLRRSNDNLQQFAYVASHDLQEPLRKIQAFSDLLNAHYGDVLGDGIDHLKRMQAAAGRMSVLIKDLLTYSRISTRQEASQPVSLTRIVSTALNDLELVVKETGATVQVDSLPTVYGDASQLGQLFQNLLSNALKFHRPGVHPVIQIYGKPVAASDLPVLVKPVRPAQTYYRIDVADNGIGFEEKYVDRIFQVFQRLHGKSTFAGTGIGLAICEKVVINHGGAITATSQPGQGATFSVYMPQQ from the coding sequence ATGGGGCAGTTGATCCGGTCGATGGATTGGTCAAAAACTCCGCTGGGACCTACTTCCACCTGGCCACAAAGTCTGCGAACTTCCGTCAGCCTGTGTCTTTCTTCAACCTTCCCGATTCTGATTGCCTGGGGCCCCGAAACCATTCAGATTTACAACGACAGTTACCGCCCGATCTGCGGGGAAAAACACCCTGAGTCGATGGGTCAGAACTTCCGGATTTGCTGGGAAACGGCGTTGCCGGTGGTGGGCGATGCCTTCACGCGCGGCCAGCATGGTGAAGGAACCTACATCAAAGACCAGCGTATGTTTCTGGATCGGCACGGGTACCTAGAAGAAGCCTTTATGACCTTTTCCTTTGCACCCATCCGGGACGAATCCGGCGAGGTTGGCGGTATTTTTCACCCGATCACCGAAACAACGGACAAAATGCTGAGTGCCCGCCGGACCCAGGTTCTGCGGGATGTGGCCGCCCTGACCAGCCAGGCAAAAACCAATACCGATATTTACACCAGTTTCGCCCGTTCACCGGTTGACTTTGCCCTTGATCTGCCTTTTCTGCTGTTTTACGAATTACACGAAGAAGGGCAGTTGGCCCGGTTGGTCAGCACGGTTGGTCTGCTGGCCGATCAGGCCGTTCCTGCCGGGTTGGAGGAACTACACGTCGCCCAAACCGAGTGGCTGACTAATCTAAACGAACTACTGGTCATCCATGAGTTGCCTCAACGGGTTGGCCCCCTGGCTGCCGGACCCTATCCTGAAGCCCCGCATACCGCCCTGCGTTTGCCCATTTTTCTATCCACGAAAGCTCAGCCAGTCGGTTTCCTGTTGGCGGGTGTCAGTCCGCGCCGGGCGCTTGATCAGGACTACCTGAATTTCTACGAACTGCTGGCAAATACGATCAATACCGCTTTTTCAAACGTTTACGCTTATCAGGAGGAGCAGAAGCGGGCAGAAGCGTTAACGGCCATTGACCGGGCCAAAACCGCCTTCTTCAGCAACATCAGTCACGAGTTCCGGACTCCGCTGACCCTGATGCTGGGGCCGCTGGAAGAGTTACTGCGGGATGCCGAACTTCAGGCATCGGACTATAAAGAGCCGGTGGAAGCCACCCACCGCAACGCCCTGCGCCTGTTGAAGCTCGTGAACAACCTGCTCGACTTCAGCCGGATTGAAGCCAACCGGGTTAAAGCCAGCTTTCGCCCCCTTGATCTGACCGCTCTCACCATTGATCTGTCCAGCAGTTTCCGTTCGCTCATCGAACGGGCGGGTTTGGATTATTCCGTCAACTGCCAGCCGTTGCCGTCTGTGGTGTATGCCGATGCCGAGATGTGGGAAAAGATTGTGCTCAACCTGCTATCGAATGCGTTCAAATACACACTTCAGGGCGGTATTCAAGTTGAATTAACGGCTGAAGACAACGCGGCCGTTCTGCGTGTTTCCGATACGGGGATCGGCATACCGGAACACGAACTTCCGCATATGTTTGAACGGTTCCACCGGGTCGCAAACGCCGGCGGGCGCACCTACGAGGGCAGTGGAATCGGTCTTTCCCTGGTTCACGAACTGGTGCGGCTGCATGCGGGAACAATAACCGTAACAAGCGCTGAAGGAAAGGGCAGTACCTTCACGGTGCGGATGCCATTGGGCAAAGAGCACCTGCCGGCCGGTCAGATTCTGGAAACGTCAACCTGGAATGGCATGAGTCAACTGGCCGATTCGTTTCTGAAGGAAGCCAGCACCATGCTGGAAGACGATAAACCGTCAAATTCGCTGGCGGAAACCCCCGCGACCGACAATGAAGTCAGCAAGTCCACGAGCATCCTGGTGGTGGACGACAACGCCGATATGCGGGCTTATCTGAGCCGCTTGCTGGAACCGTATTTCACGGTTTATACGGCTACCAACGGAGCCGATGCCCTTGACCAGTTGAGCCGTCAGTTGCCGCAGTTGATCCTGAGCGATATCATGATGCCCGTGATGGACGGCAAGGAGTTGCTGCGTCAGCTCAAGCAAAATTCTGCGACGGCCCAAATTCCGCTCATCTTTCTGTCGGCCCGGGCGGGGCAGGAAGCCCGCATCGATGGACTGGAAGCGGGAGCCGATGATTATTTGGTTAAACCCTTTTCGGGGCAGGAGTTACTGACGAAAGTGCGGGCGCAGATTATGCTGAATCAGTCGCGCCGGCAGGTAGAAGAGCGTTTACGCAATCTGGTACAGCAGGCTCCGGTTGCGATGCTGCTGGTAAAAGGCGAAGCCCTGACCATTGAACTGATCAATGAATCGATGCTGGAGCTGGTTCAACGGCAGGCTGATATTCTAGGAAAACCGCTGGTGGACGCTTTGCCCGAACTGCGGGACCAGGTGCTGGTGGAACGGTGTCGGCAGGTGTATCAAACCGGAGTTTCGGATCAGAGCTGGGGGCTAGCCCTACCCGTACAACGGGGGGGGCAGGTGCAAACGGGTTATTTCAACGTGCTGCTGACGCCTTATTACGAGGGCAATGCCATCACGGGTGTGCTGGAGATATGCACGGAAGTGACGGAGTTGGTTCGGGTAAATCAGGATTTGGCGGCCAGCGAATCCCGGTATCGTCAGCTTTCGGCGGACCTGGATGAGCAGGTTCAGCAGCGTACCCAGCAGTTGCAGGCATCCGTATACGATTTACGGCGGTCCAACGACAACTTGCAGCAATTTGCTTACGTTGCCTCCCACGACTTGCAGGAGCCCCTGCGAAAAATACAGGCATTCAGTGACCTGCTGAACGCTCACTATGGGGATGTACTGGGCGATGGCATCGATCACCTGAAACGAATGCAGGCTGCGGCTGGCCGGATGTCCGTGCTGATCAAGGATTTGCTGACGTATTCCCGGATTTCAACCCGGCAGGAAGCCAGCCAGCCCGTGTCATTAACCCGGATCGTCAGTACGGCTCTCAACGATTTAGAACTGGTTGTCAAAGAAACCGGTGCAACAGTGCAGGTCGACTCCTTGCCGACCGTGTACGGGGATGCCTCCCAGCTGGGTCAGCTTTTCCAGAATCTGCTGAGCAACGCCCTGAAGTTTCACCGGCCGGGCGTCCATCCCGTCATCCAGATTTACGGTAAGCCGGTAGCGGCCAGCGATCTGCCCGTATTGGTGAAGCCCGTCCGTCCGGCACAAACGTATTACCGCATTGATGTAGCCGACAATGGTATTGGTTTCGAAGAGAAATACGTGGACCGGATCTTTCAGGTCTTCCAGCGCCTGCACGGTAAAAGCACGTTTGCCGGAACTGGTATTGGATTAGCGATTTGTGAGAAGGTGGTTATAAACCATGGCGGAGCCATTACAGCCACCAGCCAGCCTGGTCAGGGAGCTACGTTTAGCGTGTATATGCCCCAGCAGTAA
- a CDS encoding glycosyltransferase family 2 protein, translating into MSSISVIILTHNEEKHIGRCIASLLPFTDQIFIVDSFSTDQTVQIARSMGAVVAQNPWVNYATQFNYGIRHTPFQTTWLMRMDADEYVMPELATEIKNRLGTLPADVSGIYVKRRVMFMNRWMKHGAYYPIWLLRLWRNGQGICEETWMDEHIKLSAGRSIQFEHDIVDHNLNNLTWWTQKHNLYAIREVIDILNIRYNFDQSIRVEPKLFGTQEQRKRYLKLRYASLPLFTRPVVYFLYRYILRLGIIDGRPGLMWHFLQGLWYRFLVDAKLYEVYHRVGTDKQAIIEFFKTEYGKDLLAERPGQH; encoded by the coding sequence ATGAGTAGCATTTCCGTTATCATTCTGACGCACAACGAGGAGAAGCACATTGGCCGGTGCATTGCCAGTCTGCTGCCGTTTACCGATCAGATTTTCATTGTCGACTCCTTTTCCACCGACCAGACCGTTCAGATCGCCCGGTCGATGGGGGCGGTCGTCGCCCAGAATCCGTGGGTCAACTACGCCACGCAGTTCAACTACGGTATCCGGCACACCCCTTTTCAGACTACGTGGCTGATGCGGATGGATGCCGACGAGTACGTTATGCCCGAACTGGCGACCGAAATCAAAAACCGGCTGGGCACACTGCCCGCCGACGTCAGCGGTATCTACGTCAAGCGCCGGGTTATGTTTATGAACCGCTGGATGAAACACGGGGCCTACTACCCCATCTGGCTGCTCCGGCTCTGGCGCAACGGCCAGGGGATTTGCGAAGAAACCTGGATGGACGAACACATCAAGCTCTCGGCGGGCCGTTCCATTCAGTTTGAGCACGACATTGTGGATCATAACCTCAATAACCTGACGTGGTGGACGCAGAAACACAACCTGTATGCCATTCGGGAAGTCATCGATATTTTAAACATTCGGTATAACTTTGACCAGTCGATTCGGGTTGAACCCAAATTGTTCGGCACGCAGGAACAGCGAAAACGGTATTTGAAACTGCGGTATGCGTCGCTGCCGCTTTTCACGCGGCCGGTGGTCTACTTTTTGTACCGGTACATTCTGCGGCTGGGCATCATCGATGGTCGGCCGGGGCTGATGTGGCATTTTTTGCAGGGACTCTGGTACCGGTTCCTGGTGGATGCCAAACTTTACGAAGTTTACCACCGCGTCGGTACTGATAAACAAGCGATTATTGAATTCTTCAAGACAGAATATGGAAAAGACCTCCTGGCTGAGCGGCCAGGCCAGCACTGA
- a CDS encoding response regulator, whose protein sequence is MTRKRRIWIVDDNPDYCNIIKRVLTENRPEWELVFFHDSRQVQSHLENNLTTGPDLLVMDLIMPEPNGLSMLNYIKQNPQLRTIPTIIVSESDSDTDATLCYQAGANSYIVKPGNLEEVRYFVDVTWQYWLNVAATPSHQRI, encoded by the coding sequence ATGACTCGTAAAAGGCGAATTTGGATTGTTGATGACAACCCCGATTATTGTAACATCATTAAACGAGTATTAACCGAGAACCGTCCTGAATGGGAATTGGTATTTTTTCATGATAGTCGCCAGGTACAAAGCCACCTGGAAAATAACCTTACGACTGGCCCTGACCTGCTTGTGATGGATCTCATCATGCCTGAACCCAACGGGCTGTCGATGCTGAACTACATCAAACAGAATCCTCAATTACGCACCATTCCAACGATCATCGTCAGTGAGTCGGATTCCGATACCGATGCTACTTTATGTTACCAGGCAGGCGCTAACTCTTACATCGTGAAACCTGGCAATCTGGAGGAAGTACGGTACTTTGTAGATGTAACCTGGCAGTACTGGCTTAACGTGGCAGCGACTCCCTCCCACCAAAGAATCTGA